From Streptomyces sp. TLI_235, a single genomic window includes:
- a CDS encoding N-hydroxyarylamine O-acetyltransferase, translating to MDGRQVAAYLDRIGLPRPGRPDAAALRALQLAHLSAVPFETLSVARGEPIVLTEQALWEKLVERRRGGFCYELNGAFAALLGALGYRVELLAARVFGKDGRVGPPFDHMALRVELDGPWLVDVGFGRFSHHPLRLDERGPQADPAGRFTLAEHGPGLDVLMDGDPQYRLDLRPYALADFGPTCWWQATSPDSHFTRSTTCSRLTAEGRITLAGTRLIRTGADGSRSERELTAEQALAAYREHFGIGLDELPVSAPLRPARH from the coding sequence GTGGACGGGCGACAGGTGGCGGCCTACCTGGACCGGATCGGCCTGCCGCGGCCGGGGCGGCCGGACGCGGCGGCGCTGCGCGCGCTGCAGCTGGCGCACCTTTCCGCGGTGCCGTTCGAGACGCTGAGCGTCGCGCGGGGCGAGCCGATCGTGCTGACCGAGCAGGCGCTCTGGGAGAAGCTCGTGGAGCGGCGGCGCGGCGGCTTCTGCTACGAGCTCAACGGCGCCTTCGCCGCACTGCTCGGGGCGCTCGGCTACCGGGTGGAGCTGCTGGCGGCACGGGTGTTCGGCAAGGACGGTCGGGTCGGGCCGCCGTTCGACCACATGGCGCTGCGGGTCGAGCTGGACGGGCCCTGGCTGGTGGACGTCGGCTTCGGCCGGTTCAGCCACCACCCGCTGCGGCTCGACGAGCGGGGACCGCAGGCCGACCCGGCCGGGCGGTTCACGCTCGCCGAGCACGGCCCCGGGCTGGACGTGCTGATGGACGGCGATCCGCAGTACCGGCTGGACCTGCGGCCGTACGCGCTGGCGGACTTCGGACCGACCTGCTGGTGGCAGGCCACCTCACCGGACTCGCACTTCACCCGGTCGACGACCTGCTCGCGGCTGACCGCCGAGGGCCGGATCACCCTCGCCGGCACCCGGCTGATCCGCACGGGCGCGGACGGCTCACGCAGCGAGCGCGAGCTGACCGCGGAGCAGGCGCTCGCCGCCTACCGCGAGCACTTCGGGATCGGGCTGGACGAGCTGCCGGTCAGCGCACCGCTGCGACCAGCGCGTCACTGA
- a CDS encoding DoxX-like protein, whose protein sequence is MAGIRTTRLPAAAVALMWWYEGFWCKVFPGRADQRAIVEGVPLLPAGAVTPLLVTIGLAEVALGVWVLLGHRPYAAAAVQTALVTGFNTGGLVFGAEHIAEPGRLVVQDIAFLALIWLVAARGAETRAPRWAVAR, encoded by the coding sequence GTGGCCGGCATCCGGACCACACGACTCCCGGCCGCCGCAGTCGCACTGATGTGGTGGTACGAGGGCTTCTGGTGCAAGGTCTTCCCGGGCCGGGCGGACCAGCGCGCCATCGTCGAGGGAGTGCCGCTGCTGCCCGCCGGCGCGGTCACACCACTGCTCGTCACCATCGGCCTCGCCGAGGTCGCGCTCGGCGTGTGGGTCCTGCTCGGGCACCGCCCGTACGCGGCGGCAGCCGTCCAGACCGCGCTGGTGACCGGCTTCAACACCGGCGGGCTGGTCTTCGGCGCCGAGCACATCGCCGAACCCGGGCGGCTGGTCGTGCAGGACATCGCCTTTCTCGCGCTGATCTGGCTCGTCGCCGCGCGCGGAGCCGAGACCCGCGCACCGCGGTGGGCGGTGGCCCGGTGA
- a CDS encoding ricin-type beta-trefoil lectin protein encodes MFTATAVTAGLIAGAFTIGSVMEGGKPLRTSADAAIAQELDPSPAAGPLHNEAPAPVTSIPKDDPARGLVYGGLVPAASGDRCVGVYKVNDEGLCTHGPDAPPRGVDVHKNTVPAVATTEQPADLTPAPAAAAPSASELLSDAPPVLDLQSGKALGGSAAPAGTPSAGAGAAAEGSKVVCDGDGSTGNRVQVMYVHAPGSDRFAQYLASFKKWAADTDTIYNASAQETGGVRHIRFVTEADCTASVLNVELSAASLQEFGATNKALAAQGFNRKDRKYMMFADANVYCGIGTFNGDERPGQDNLSNFGPSYGRTDNGCWGGSTAAHELGHNLGAVNNSAPHTSKGAHCVDEWDIMCYSDSPYYPKMQTLCPNRAEDDRLDCNHDDYFNTSPQPGSYLTTHWNIANNQFLFANGGTNPNPTPTPTPTPSPTSADPTKSPTPTPSPTNPTPTPSPSPTGGTTAPKVTVGQITANSAVLSWTAAPGATGYDLQVNGRSIATVTSTVVRLVNLKADTEYKVAVAVKDASGKTAKPGRTTTFRTAKAAGPAPTKPGTRYLMINSLTGQAADMWGGSTRDGAVLIGYQRHGYSNQQWLFEDTGDGFLRIRSARSDKCLQLGGQAVAGQYVMQEPCSTADNQKWKIDSAGSGYALTAKGSSLVLGTSKRWYYGGWLLELQQPSGQSYQNWTIQAAS; translated from the coding sequence ATGTTCACCGCAACCGCCGTCACCGCGGGACTCATCGCGGGAGCCTTCACCATCGGCTCCGTGATGGAGGGCGGCAAGCCGCTCCGGACCTCCGCCGACGCGGCCATCGCCCAGGAGCTGGACCCCTCGCCCGCCGCCGGCCCGCTCCACAACGAGGCGCCCGCCCCGGTCACCTCCATACCCAAGGACGACCCGGCCCGCGGCCTGGTCTACGGCGGACTCGTCCCGGCCGCCAGCGGTGACCGCTGCGTCGGCGTCTACAAGGTCAACGACGAGGGCCTGTGCACGCACGGCCCGGACGCCCCGCCGCGCGGCGTCGACGTCCACAAGAACACCGTGCCGGCCGTGGCGACCACCGAGCAGCCCGCCGACCTCACCCCGGCCCCGGCCGCCGCCGCGCCGTCCGCCTCGGAGCTGCTGAGCGACGCTCCGCCCGTGCTGGACCTGCAGAGCGGCAAGGCACTCGGCGGTTCCGCCGCGCCCGCCGGCACCCCCTCGGCCGGAGCGGGGGCCGCGGCCGAAGGCTCCAAGGTGGTCTGCGACGGCGACGGCTCGACCGGCAACCGCGTCCAGGTGATGTACGTCCACGCGCCGGGCAGCGACCGCTTCGCGCAGTACCTCGCCTCCTTCAAGAAGTGGGCGGCGGACACCGACACCATCTACAACGCCAGCGCCCAGGAGACCGGCGGCGTCCGGCACATCCGCTTCGTCACCGAGGCCGACTGCACCGCCTCGGTGCTGAACGTCGAGCTGTCCGCGGCCTCCCTGCAGGAGTTCGGCGCCACCAACAAGGCGCTGGCCGCCCAGGGCTTCAACCGCAAGGACCGCAAGTACATGATGTTCGCCGACGCGAACGTGTACTGCGGCATCGGCACCTTCAACGGCGACGAGCGCCCCGGCCAGGACAACCTGTCCAACTTCGGCCCGTCCTACGGCCGCACCGACAACGGCTGCTGGGGCGGCTCCACCGCCGCCCACGAGCTCGGCCACAACCTCGGCGCCGTCAACAACAGCGCCCCGCACACCAGCAAGGGCGCGCACTGCGTCGACGAGTGGGACATCATGTGCTACTCCGACTCGCCGTACTACCCGAAGATGCAGACCCTCTGCCCGAACCGGGCCGAGGACGACCGCCTCGACTGCAACCACGACGACTACTTCAACACCAGCCCGCAGCCGGGCAGCTACCTGACCACGCACTGGAACATCGCCAACAACCAGTTCCTGTTCGCGAACGGCGGCACCAACCCCAACCCGACGCCGACCCCGACGCCGACCCCGAGCCCGACCTCGGCCGACCCGACCAAGTCGCCGACGCCGACCCCGAGCCCGACCAACCCGACGCCCACCCCCAGCCCGAGCCCGACCGGCGGCACCACCGCGCCCAAGGTGACGGTCGGCCAGATCACCGCGAACTCGGCCGTGCTCAGCTGGACGGCGGCCCCCGGCGCCACCGGCTACGACCTGCAGGTCAACGGCCGCTCCATCGCGACCGTCACCTCCACCGTCGTCCGCCTGGTCAACCTCAAGGCCGACACGGAGTACAAGGTCGCCGTCGCGGTCAAGGACGCCTCCGGCAAGACCGCCAAGCCCGGCCGCACCACCACCTTCCGCACGGCCAAGGCGGCCGGCCCCGCGCCGACCAAGCCCGGCACCCGCTACCTGATGATCAACAGCCTGACCGGCCAGGCCGCCGACATGTGGGGCGGCTCCACCCGCGACGGCGCCGTGCTCATCGGCTACCAGCGGCACGGCTACTCCAACCAGCAGTGGCTCTTCGAGGACACCGGTGACGGATTCCTGCGGATCCGCTCGGCCCGCTCCGACAAGTGCCTCCAGCTCGGCGGCCAGGCCGTCGCCGGCCAGTACGTGATGCAGGAGCCCTGCTCCACCGCCGACAACCAGAAGTGGAAGATCGACTCCGCCGGCAGCGGCTACGCGCTGACCGCCAAGGGCTCCTCGCTGGTCCTCGGCACCAGCAAGCGCTGGTACTACGGCGGCTGGCTGCTGGAACTGCAGCAGCCCAGCGGCCAGTCCTACCAGAACTGGACCATCCAGGCCGCCTCCTGA
- a CDS encoding methyltransferase family protein: MTPGSGDPRVPRPSGVRAVVRYNWPMYTAGCLTAGAGWALARRLPGPAARLARAGAATAAGLLASSIAASWWVYDRSELHGFSWLDDLLPAGPGDHLVVSSGLDEASRPLAARWPGHPQRRVDLYDPATMTEGSIRRARRLVPPVPCTVAGRPEQVPAATGSADTVFLVFAAHELRRPAERRALFAESARVLRPGGRLVLVEHLRDAANTAVFGPGAWHFFRRDDWLGAAAGAGLHPVAERRIGGLVTAFAFAATGPDRRSGGTQ; the protein is encoded by the coding sequence GTGACGCCGGGCAGTGGTGACCCGCGGGTGCCGCGCCCGTCCGGGGTGCGGGCCGTGGTCCGGTACAACTGGCCGATGTACACCGCGGGTTGCCTTACGGCCGGCGCCGGCTGGGCGCTCGCCCGCCGACTGCCCGGGCCGGCCGCCCGGCTCGCCCGGGCCGGGGCCGCCACCGCCGCGGGGCTGCTGGCGAGCAGCATCGCCGCGAGCTGGTGGGTGTACGACCGCTCGGAGCTGCACGGCTTCAGCTGGCTGGACGACCTGCTGCCCGCCGGACCCGGCGACCACCTGGTCGTCTCATCGGGCCTGGACGAGGCCAGCCGGCCGCTCGCGGCCCGCTGGCCTGGGCACCCGCAGCGCCGGGTGGACCTCTACGACCCGGCGACCATGACCGAGGGCTCGATCCGGAGGGCCCGCCGCCTCGTGCCGCCCGTCCCCTGCACGGTCGCCGGACGCCCCGAGCAGGTGCCCGCCGCCACCGGCTCGGCCGACACCGTGTTCCTGGTCTTCGCCGCCCACGAGCTGCGCCGACCCGCCGAACGGCGGGCCCTGTTCGCCGAGTCCGCCCGGGTGCTGCGCCCCGGCGGGCGGCTGGTGCTGGTCGAACACCTGCGGGACGCCGCCAACACGGCGGTGTTCGGCCCCGGCGCCTGGCACTTCTTCCGGCGCGACGACTGGCTCGGGGCCGCGGCCGGTGCGGGCCTGCACCCGGTCGCGGAACGCCGGATCGGCGGCCTGGTCACCGCCTTCGCCTTCGCGGCGACCGGACCCGACCGGCGGAGCGGAGGCACGCAGTGA
- a CDS encoding dihydrofolate reductase (manually curated), with product MSRLILAMQTSIDGYVDSSLPDAAWQLWNWGPDWPWSEDLRASFNRLLAEASGILLSRPMARDGYLAHWARAAEQHPDDPDRAFARAVGALPKFALSRVGRPAQDWPRTTVLNGELADTVAQAGKLAGGDLVCFGGAGLASALLRADLADELRLFTNPGFAGTGRTIFGPWLATRTYRAATSTAHARGIAETRWVR from the exons ATGAGCCGCCTGATCCTGGCGATGCAGACCTCCATCGACGGCTACGTCGACAGCAGCCTGCCGGACGCCGCCTGGCAGCTGTGGAACTGGGGCCCCGACTGGCCGTGGAGCGAGGACCTCCGCGCGTCCTTCAACCGCCTGCTCGCCGAAGCCTCCGGCATTCTGCTCAGCCGGCCGATGGCC CGCGACGGCTACCTGGCGCACTGGGCCCGGGCGGCGGAGCAGCACCCCGACGACCCGGACCGGGCGTTCGCCCGGGCCGTCGGCGCGCTCCCCAAGTTCGCGTTGAGCCGCGTCGGCCGGCCCGCGCAGGACTGGCCGCGCACCACCGTGCTCAACGGCGAACTCGCCGACACCGTGGCACAGGCCGGGAAGCTCGCGGGCGGAGACCTGGTCTGCTTCGGCGGCGCCGGCCTCGCCTCCGCCCTCCTCCGGGCGGACCTGGCCGACGAACTCCGGCTGTTCACCAACCCCGGCTTCGCCGGCACCGGCCGCACGATCTTCGGTCCCTGGCTGGCCACCCGCACCTACCGCGCCGCCACCTCCACCGCCCACGCACGCGGTATCGCGGAGACCCGCTGGGTGCGCTGA
- a CDS encoding BON domain-containing protein — protein sequence MGHRSVESVMSRDVVRVMPATGFREIVAVLAEFEITAVPVVDGEDRPVGIVSEADLLRTLAAQDDDLPAGGGPGWEGALDDGRAAVTAAELMTGPVVCTTPEASVVAAARLMTRHLVKRLPVVDADGRLVGLVSRGDLLRVFLREDRLIHREIVEEVLGAVDGVSPALVGVEVVQGRVVLSGTIDPPQLAPLVVRLCRSVDGVVSVTDRTGTGPAEHDRVPEPVL from the coding sequence ATGGGGCACCGTTCGGTGGAGTCGGTGATGAGCCGGGACGTCGTCCGGGTGATGCCGGCGACCGGGTTCCGGGAGATCGTGGCGGTGCTGGCCGAGTTCGAGATCACGGCGGTGCCGGTGGTGGACGGCGAGGACCGGCCGGTCGGCATCGTGTCGGAGGCGGACCTGCTGCGCACGCTGGCCGCGCAGGACGACGACCTGCCGGCGGGCGGCGGTCCCGGCTGGGAGGGCGCCCTCGACGACGGCCGTGCCGCGGTGACCGCGGCGGAGCTGATGACCGGCCCGGTGGTGTGCACCACCCCGGAGGCGAGCGTGGTGGCGGCGGCCCGGCTGATGACCAGGCACCTGGTGAAGCGACTGCCGGTGGTGGACGCGGACGGCCGGCTGGTGGGCCTGGTCAGCCGGGGCGACCTGCTGCGGGTGTTCCTCCGCGAGGACCGGCTGATCCACCGCGAGATCGTCGAGGAGGTGCTCGGCGCGGTGGACGGCGTGAGCCCCGCCCTGGTCGGTGTGGAGGTGGTGCAGGGCCGGGTGGTGCTCAGCGGCACCATCGACCCGCCGCAGCTGGCCCCGCTGGTGGTCCGGCTGTGCCGCTCGGTCGACGGCGTCGTCTCGGTCACCGACCGGACGGGCACCGGGCCCGCCGAGCACGACCGGGTGCCCGAGCCGGTCCTCTGA
- a CDS encoding IMP dehydrogenase, with the protein MRFLNDLKPAYDLTYDDVFMVPSRSAVGSRQGVDLSSHDGTGTTIPLVVANMTAIAGRRMAETVARRGGLVAIPQDIPIEVVSEVIGWVKRRHLVHDTALTLSPGDTVADALSLLPKRAHGALVVVEDGKPVGVVTEGDCHGVDRFTSLAEVMSRDLLLLDESIEPRAAFDRLNEAHRKLAPVIAADGSLVGLLTRRNALRATLYTPAVDADGKLRIAATVGINGDVAGRAKALLEAGADVLVVDTAHGHQESMISALQAVRGLDPQVPIVAGNVVSAAGVRDLVAAGADILKVGVGPGAMCTTRMMTGVGRPQFSAVLECAEEARRLGKHVWADGGVRHPRDVAMALAAGASNVMIGSWFAGTYESPGDLQTTADGRQYKESFGMASARAVRNRTSEESAYDRARKALFEEGISTSRMFLDPARPGVEDLIDSIVAGVRSSCTYAGASSLEEFHEKAIIGIQSAAGYAEGKPLHSSWA; encoded by the coding sequence ATGCGTTTCCTGAACGACCTCAAGCCCGCGTACGACCTCACGTACGACGATGTCTTCATGGTCCCCAGCCGCTCCGCCGTGGGCTCCCGGCAGGGCGTCGACCTCTCGTCCCACGACGGCACCGGCACCACCATCCCGCTGGTGGTCGCCAACATGACCGCGATCGCCGGCCGCCGGATGGCCGAGACGGTGGCCCGCCGCGGCGGCCTGGTCGCCATCCCGCAGGACATCCCGATCGAGGTCGTCTCCGAGGTGATCGGCTGGGTCAAGCGCCGCCACCTGGTGCACGACACCGCGCTCACCCTCAGCCCCGGCGACACCGTCGCCGACGCGCTCTCCCTGCTGCCCAAGCGTGCGCACGGCGCCCTCGTCGTGGTCGAGGACGGCAAGCCCGTCGGCGTCGTCACCGAGGGCGACTGCCACGGCGTCGACCGCTTCACCAGCCTCGCCGAGGTGATGTCCCGCGACCTGCTGCTGCTCGACGAGAGCATCGAGCCGCGTGCCGCCTTCGACCGGCTCAACGAGGCCCACCGCAAGCTCGCCCCGGTGATCGCCGCCGACGGCAGCCTGGTCGGCCTGCTGACCCGCCGCAACGCGCTGCGCGCCACCCTCTACACCCCGGCCGTCGACGCCGACGGCAAGCTGCGGATCGCCGCCACCGTTGGCATCAACGGCGACGTCGCCGGCCGCGCCAAGGCGCTGCTGGAGGCCGGCGCCGACGTGCTCGTCGTCGACACCGCGCACGGCCACCAGGAGTCGATGATCAGCGCCCTGCAGGCCGTCCGCGGCCTCGACCCTCAGGTGCCGATCGTGGCCGGCAACGTGGTCTCCGCCGCCGGTGTCCGCGACCTCGTCGCCGCGGGCGCCGACATCCTCAAGGTCGGCGTCGGCCCGGGCGCCATGTGCACCACCCGGATGATGACCGGCGTCGGCCGGCCGCAGTTCTCCGCCGTCCTCGAGTGCGCCGAGGAGGCGCGCCGTCTGGGCAAGCACGTCTGGGCGGACGGCGGCGTCCGGCACCCGCGCGACGTCGCCATGGCGCTCGCCGCCGGCGCGTCCAACGTGATGATCGGCTCCTGGTTCGCCGGCACCTACGAGTCGCCCGGCGACCTGCAGACCACCGCCGACGGCCGCCAGTACAAGGAGAGCTTCGGCATGGCCTCGGCCCGTGCCGTGCGCAACCGCACCTCCGAGGAGTCCGCCTACGACCGCGCCCGCAAGGCGCTGTTCGAGGAGGGCATCTCCACCTCGCGGATGTTCCTCGACCCGGCCCGCCCCGGCGTCGAGGACCTCATCGACTCGATCGTCGCGGGCGTCCGCAGCTCCTGCACCTACGCCGGCGCCTCCAGCCTCGAGGAGTTCCACGAGAAGGCGATCATCGGTATCCAGAGCGCGGCCGGCTACGCCGAGGGCAAGCCGCTGCACTCCAGCTGGGCGTAA
- a CDS encoding propanol-preferring alcohol dehydrogenase: MAADTGTSTGTTTAWVVDHPAPAADRPLRRVERPLEPLGPRGLLLEVRACGVCRTDLHLAEGDLAPHLPGCPPGHEIVGRVVRAGPQAEGFAAGDRVGAAWLAGTCGVCRYCLSGRENLCPDSRYTGWDVPGGYAGHAVVDADYVYRLPEGPSDEELAPLLCAGIIGYRALERAELPPGGRLGLYGFGASAHLTAQLALARGARVHVLTRSADARRLAQDLGASSARGADDSPPEPLDSAILFAPVGDLVPVALAALDRGGTLAVAGIHLTDIPRLDYRQYLFQERTLRSVTANTRADGRAYLAETAAHPPTVHVRRYPMSRAPEALADLAADRVTGVAVLVPD; encoded by the coding sequence ATGGCTGCCGATACCGGGACGAGCACCGGGACCACCACCGCCTGGGTCGTCGACCACCCCGCCCCTGCCGCCGACCGCCCGCTGCGCCGGGTGGAACGGCCGCTGGAGCCGCTCGGCCCGCGCGGGCTGCTGCTGGAGGTCCGGGCCTGCGGGGTCTGCCGGACGGACCTGCACCTCGCCGAGGGCGACCTCGCCCCCCACCTGCCGGGCTGCCCGCCGGGCCACGAGATCGTGGGCCGGGTGGTGCGCGCCGGGCCGCAGGCGGAGGGCTTCGCCGCGGGGGACCGGGTCGGCGCGGCGTGGCTGGCCGGGACGTGCGGTGTCTGCCGGTACTGCCTGTCCGGGCGCGAGAACCTCTGCCCGGACTCCCGCTACACCGGCTGGGACGTGCCCGGCGGCTACGCCGGCCATGCCGTGGTCGACGCCGACTACGTCTACCGGCTGCCCGAGGGTCCCTCCGACGAGGAACTCGCCCCGCTGCTGTGCGCGGGCATCATCGGCTACCGCGCGCTGGAACGCGCCGAACTCCCGCCCGGCGGCCGCCTCGGCCTCTACGGCTTCGGGGCGTCCGCGCACCTGACCGCCCAGCTGGCGCTGGCCCGCGGGGCCCGGGTCCACGTCCTCACCCGCTCCGCGGACGCCCGCCGGCTCGCCCAGGACCTCGGCGCCAGCTCCGCCCGCGGCGCCGACGACAGCCCGCCCGAGCCGCTCGACTCGGCGATCCTCTTCGCACCGGTCGGCGACCTCGTCCCGGTCGCCCTGGCCGCCCTCGACCGCGGCGGCACCCTGGCCGTCGCCGGGATCCACCTCACCGACATCCCGCGGCTCGACTACCGCCAGTATCTGTTCCAGGAGCGGACGCTGCGCAGCGTGACCGCCAACACCCGGGCCGACGGCCGCGCCTACCTGGCCGAGACGGCGGCCCACCCGCCCACCGTGCACGTCCGCCGCTACCCGATGAGCCGCGCCCCCGAGGCCCTCGCCGACCTCGCCGCCGACCGTGTCACCGGCGTCGCCGTCCTCGTCCCCGACTGA
- a CDS encoding short-subunit dehydrogenase encodes MDTAAAPAATDRPQIPPVAVVTGASRGLGLELARALARDGWQLVITARNTAELAAAEAELAALTKVAAPAGSVVDDDHRERLAEAAAALGGASLLVNNASTLTGYELNGAPLPALADFPLPGLLETFEVNVLGPIALTQLLLPQLRARRGAVIDISSDAAVEAYAGWGGYGASKAALDHASAVLAAEEPEVAVWAVDPGDMRTRMHQEAFPGEDISDRPLPATVVPALLGLIRDRPAAGRYRAADLLTEGVPSADPSTPAAAPAPTPAGE; translated from the coding sequence ATGGACACCGCCGCTGCACCGGCAGCCACCGACCGCCCGCAGATCCCGCCCGTCGCCGTCGTCACCGGAGCCTCCCGGGGGCTCGGCCTGGAACTCGCCCGCGCCCTCGCCCGGGACGGCTGGCAGCTGGTGATCACGGCCCGGAACACCGCCGAACTCGCTGCCGCCGAAGCCGAACTCGCCGCCCTCACCAAGGTCGCCGCACCGGCCGGCTCGGTCGTCGACGACGACCACCGCGAACGCCTCGCCGAGGCCGCGGCCGCCCTCGGCGGTGCCTCCCTCCTCGTCAACAACGCCTCCACGCTCACCGGCTACGAGTTGAACGGCGCGCCGCTGCCCGCCCTCGCCGACTTCCCGCTGCCCGGCCTGCTGGAGACCTTCGAGGTCAACGTGCTCGGTCCGATCGCCCTCACCCAACTGCTGCTGCCCCAGCTCCGGGCCCGCCGCGGCGCCGTCATCGACATCAGCTCCGACGCCGCCGTGGAGGCCTACGCCGGCTGGGGCGGGTACGGCGCGTCCAAGGCCGCCCTGGACCACGCCTCCGCCGTGCTCGCCGCCGAGGAACCCGAGGTCGCCGTCTGGGCCGTCGACCCCGGCGACATGCGGACCCGGATGCACCAGGAGGCCTTCCCCGGCGAGGACATCTCCGACCGGCCGCTGCCCGCCACCGTCGTCCCCGCGCTGCTCGGCCTGATCCGCGACCGGCCCGCCGCCGGCCGCTACCGCGCCGCCGACCTGCTGACCGAAGGCGTGCCGAGCGCAGACCCGTCGACTCCGGCGGCCGCCCCCGCGCCGACCCCGGCCGGTGAGTGA
- a CDS encoding DNA-binding transcriptional MerR regulator produces the protein MSGGPLRSGQVAEAAGVNPQTLRYYERRGLLPAPERSPGGHRLYPAGTVTVLRVIKAAQRLGFTLDEVAELLPGSGRRPGSGGLRARADAKIAQIDARIAGLVEVRSLLSAAVSAGCDDLAECAATPCCPLPLAARARR, from the coding sequence ATGAGCGGCGGGCCGCTGCGCAGCGGGCAGGTCGCCGAGGCCGCCGGGGTGAACCCGCAGACACTCCGGTACTACGAGCGGCGGGGGCTGCTCCCCGCGCCGGAGCGTTCGCCCGGCGGCCACCGGCTCTACCCGGCCGGGACGGTGACGGTGCTGCGGGTGATCAAGGCGGCGCAGCGGCTCGGCTTCACCCTCGACGAGGTCGCCGAGCTGCTGCCGGGGAGCGGCCGCCGGCCCGGCTCCGGCGGTCTGCGGGCCCGCGCCGATGCGAAGATCGCCCAGATCGACGCCCGGATCGCCGGGCTGGTGGAGGTCCGTTCACTGCTCTCGGCGGCCGTCTCCGCCGGCTGCGACGACCTGGCCGAATGCGCCGCCACACCCTGCTGCCCGCTGCCGCTCGCAGCGCGCGCCCGCCGCTAG
- a CDS encoding S-adenosylmethionine:tRNA ribosyltransferase-isomerase has product MSTAVDTGYDFTVPPELSARAPAEARGLTRDGVRLLVGRRQGTITSHHRFADLPDLLRPGDLLVVNNSATLPAALTGTLPDGAPVALHLSSAQPDPRGRHLVELRRPTAHATAPWEPGSSPARSGLRVTLPGGANAELTAPFTARLWYARLTLPGELTGYLARHGRAVRYGYVDRDWPIEAYQTVFAHVPGSSEMPSAARPFTTDTVARLVARGILVAPITLHTGVASPEAHETPYAERYRVPESTARLVDHVRAAGGRVIAVGTTAVRALESATGPDGRLGAADGWTDLVITPERGVRTVDGLLTGLHEPLASHLLMLEAVAGRPLLTRCYAEALEHRYLWHEFGDVNLLLPS; this is encoded by the coding sequence ATGTCGACCGCCGTGGACACCGGCTACGACTTCACCGTCCCGCCCGAACTCTCCGCCCGGGCGCCCGCCGAGGCCCGCGGCCTGACCAGGGACGGCGTCCGCCTGCTGGTCGGCCGGCGGCAGGGCACCATCACCTCCCATCACCGCTTCGCCGACCTGCCCGACCTGCTCCGCCCCGGCGACCTGCTGGTGGTGAACAACTCCGCCACCCTGCCCGCCGCACTCACCGGTACCCTCCCGGACGGCGCACCCGTCGCCCTCCACCTGTCCTCCGCCCAGCCCGACCCGCGCGGCCGCCACCTCGTCGAACTGCGCCGCCCCACCGCACACGCCACCGCCCCCTGGGAGCCCGGTTCCTCACCCGCCCGGTCCGGCCTGCGGGTCACCCTGCCGGGCGGCGCGAACGCCGAACTCACCGCGCCGTTCACCGCCCGGCTCTGGTACGCCCGACTGACCCTGCCCGGCGAACTCACCGGCTACCTCGCCCGGCACGGCCGCGCCGTCCGGTACGGCTACGTGGACCGGGACTGGCCGATCGAGGCCTACCAGACGGTCTTCGCCCACGTCCCCGGCAGCAGCGAAATGCCCAGCGCGGCCCGCCCGTTCACCACCGACACGGTGGCCCGGCTGGTCGCCCGCGGCATCCTGGTCGCCCCGATCACCCTGCACACCGGCGTCGCCTCCCCCGAGGCGCACGAGACACCGTACGCAGAGCGCTACCGCGTCCCGGAATCCACCGCGCGGCTGGTCGACCACGTCCGCGCCGCCGGCGGCCGGGTGATCGCCGTCGGCACCACGGCCGTCCGCGCCCTCGAGTCGGCCACCGGTCCGGACGGCCGCCTCGGCGCCGCCGACGGCTGGACCGACCTCGTCATCACCCCCGAACGCGGCGTCCGCACCGTCGACGGCCTGCTGACCGGCCTCCACGAACCGCTCGCCTCCCACCTCCTGATGCTCGAAGCCGTCGCCGGCCGCCCCCTGCTCACCCGCTGCTACGCCGAAGCCCTCGAACACCGCTACCTCTGGCACGAGTTCGGCGACGTCAACCTGCTCCTCCCGTCCTGA